A single window of Nicotiana tomentosiformis chromosome 1, ASM39032v3, whole genome shotgun sequence DNA harbors:
- the LOC104114698 gene encoding DNA-directed RNA polymerase V subunit 1 isoform X4: protein MEESSSSKVADGTIRGITFGLATPQEICKSSISDCPITHPSLLLNPFLGLPLEAGRCESCGTAEPGQCEGHFGYIELPIPIYHPDHVSELKKMLSLLCLKCLKMQNRKVQVKHVGVLERMLSSCCEDVVQISINEGKTSDGASYLELKVPKNAANLPDWNFLEKYGYRYGDGYSRPMLPSEVLTILRRIHEDSRKKLSAKGYFPQDGYILQYLPVPPNCLSVPDISDGNNIMSSDHSITMLRKVLRQIDIIKSSRSGIPNFEAHEVEANDLQASVVQYLQFRGTGKASRDVDKRFGTNKEAADTTTKAWLEKMKTLFIRKGSGFSSRSVITGDPYKGVGEIGLPCEIAQKITFEERVSQHNMAYLQKLVDEKLCLTYKDGSSTYSLREGSKGHTFLRPGQIVHRRIMDGDTVFVNRPPTTHKHSLQALSVYVHDDHTVKINPLICGPLSADFDGDCIHLFYPQSLAAKAEVVELFSVGKQLLSSHTGNFNLQLATDSLLSLKLMFSKYFFDREAAQQLAMFLQMALPDPALVDVRKSGTMWTALQILGTALPDGLDSCGETHTIGKSQFLGIEYNKDLLSSILNDVITSIYFMKGPNDVLKFFNSLQPLLMENLCTEGFSVSLRDFYTSKAVRDGIQERVQCMSKLLHHLRSSYNESVEVQLEHHLRNEKLPVIDFVHKSSGIGVLIDSKSESALNKVVQQIGFLGMQISDRGKFYSKTLVNDMARLFQKKYPSAGSNPSEEFGLVGSCLFYGLDPYQEMIHSISSREVIVRSTRGLTEPGTLFKNLMAILRDVLICYDGTVRNVSSNSIIQFEYGASGGSNFPSEFGAGDPVGVLAATAMSNPAYKAVLDSSPSSNSSWEMMKEILLCGVSFKNDVSDRRVILYLNDCGCRRGCCREKAAYLVKNHLSKVCLKDAADEFLIEYGGQQAGYENSETGTGLIGHITLNQGQLENLGISVLEVLERCQENISSFQRRKKIGNLFKRIVLSVSEFCSFCYNSGSKCLNTPCLRFSWPDASDDHLERVSHILADMICPILLDTVIKGDPRVSSANIVWISPDTMTWIRNPSKSQSGELALDIVLEKEAVKQRGDAWRILMDSCLPFIHLIDTRRSIPYAIKQVQELIGISCAFEQAVKRLSTSVTMVTKGVLKDHLVLLANSMTCAGNLIGFNAGGIKALSRALNVQIPFTEATLFTPRKCFERAAEKCHVDSLSSIVASCSWGKHVAVGTGSPFEVLWNTKNVELNIPDAHDVYSFLHLVRSSSAQEVEGTSCLGAEVEELEVEDEDMGLYLSPDRDSGSDKPTFEDRAEFDNGIENENLDEGKLSGSAWEKASSENVKSGGSWDMAKTQNGAEKAVNQSDSWSSWGRKVDEAENNPRQSGNGEQLESWSAWGGKAKEVDSNPQQSGNTAQSGSWSAWGKKVDEAGNSPRQSGNEEQSGSLSSWGKKVEKDGGSWGKRVEETENHNHQSGKDEKSGSLSSWGKKVEKDGDSSWGKVEIDGGSSWGKKVEIDGGSSWGKKVEKDGVSSWGKKVEKDGGSWGKKVEQAEIHSQQSGKEEKSESLSSWGKQVEKDGGSSWGKQVEKGGSWGKKVEKDGGSSWGEKVEAENTPRPSGKGEQSGSWSSWGKQVKEDGGASWGEKVEKDGGSSWGKKVDEPEDKPHQSGNGEQPGSWSSWGKKVEKDGGSWDGPKQSNSESSWGKTTKGGGFGSAAAEGNRRVDQLVNGWSSNISGDEQLNEPTRDDATKVGGWNSSTVGGWNSQKVGVEESDKQPQWGQRRRNTRGDFRDNSRGWGSSSGGEWKGNRPARSADDSNRGGNFTATRQRMDIFTAEEQDILSNVDPIMLNIRRIMHQTGYNDGDPLSADDQSYIIDTVLNYHPDKAVKMGAGLDYITVSKHTEFQDSRCFYVVSTDGAKQDFSTRKCLENFIRSKYPDKAETFNGKYFKKPQPRSTRNASPSPSPSVG from the exons GATGTCGTACAAATCTCAATAAATGAGGGTAAAACCTCAGATGGTGCTTCCTATTTGGAACTGAAAGTTCCAAAAAATGCTGCAAATCTTCCAGACTGGAACTTCTTGGAAAAATATGGCTACCGCTATGGTGACGGTTATTCTCGACCTATGCTTCCTTCTGAG GTTCTTACAATTCTGAGAAGAATTCATGAAGATTCTAGGAAAAAGCTGTCAGCAAAAGGCTATTTCCCACAGGATGGATACATCCTGCAATACTTACCAGTACCTCCTAACTGTTTGTCTGTGCCTGATATATCTGATGGGAATAATATCATGTCTTCG GATCATTCTATAACAATGCTCAGGAAGGTACTGAGGCAGATTGACATAATTAAAAGTTCAAGATCTGGTATACCTAATTTTGAGGCTCATGAAGTTGAAGCCAATGATTTACAAGCATCAGTTGTCCAGTATCTCCAGTTTAGGGGGACAGGCAAG GCATCTCGTGACGTTGATAAACGTTTTGGAACAAACAAGGAAGCAGCTGATACCACCACTAAAGCCTGGTTGGAGAAGATGAAGACCTTGTTTATCAGGAAGGGGTCTGGTTTCTCGTCTCGAAGTGTCATAACTGGTGACCCATATAAAGGGGTGGGTGAGATTGGCTTGCCATGTGAAATTGCTCAGAAAATTACTTTTGAGGAGAGAGTAAGTCAGCACAATATGGCATACTTACAGAAATTGGTGGATGAAAAGCTTTGTTTAACCTATAAAGACGGGTCAAGTACTTACTCTTTGAGAGAAGGGTCAAAGGGGCACACATTTCTACGACCTGGACAAATAGTGCACAGGAGGATAATGGATGGTGATACCGTTTTCGTTAATAGGCCACCCACAACACACAAGCACTCCCTCCAAGCCTTATCAGTGTATGTCCATGATGATCACACTGTAAAGATCAACCCCCTCATATGTGGTCCCCTTAGTGCTGATTTTGATGGGGACTGCATTCATTTGTTTTACCCTCAGTCCCTTGCTGCCAAAGCAGAGGTTGTGGAGCTCTTCTCTGTAGGGAAACAGTTACTGAGTTCACACACTGGTAACTTCAATTTGCAGCTTGCCACTGACTCATTGCTGTCATTGAAGTTAATGTTCTCAAAGTATTTCTTCGATAGAGAAGCTGCCCAACAGTTAGCAATGTTTCTTCAGATGGCCTTACCTGATCCTGCACTAGTAGATGTTCGTAAATCAGGTACCATGTGGACTGCCTTACAGATCTTGGGGACTGCCTTACCTGATGGCCTTGATAGTTGTGGGGAGACGCATACAATTGGGAAAAGTCAGTTCTTGGGGATTGAGTACAACAAGGACTTGCTTTCATCCATTCTGAATGATGTTATCACATCTATCTATTTTATGAAGGGGCCAAATGATGTGCTGAAGTTTTTCAATTCTTTACAACCTCTATTAATGGAGAATCTGTGCACAGAAGGTTTTAGTGTTAGTCTCCGAGATTTTTACACGTCAAAGGCTGTTAGGGATGGTATCCAGGAAAGAGTTCAGTGCATGTCCAAGTTGTTGCATCACTTGCGGTCATCCTATAATGAGTCTGTGGAAGTACAATTAGAACATCACTTGCGTAATGAGAAACTTCCAGTTATTGACTTTGTGCACAAGTCATCTGGCATTGGTGTTCTAATTGATTCCAAGAGTGAATCTGCCCTTAATAAGGTGGTTCAACAAATTGGGTTTTTAGGCATGCAAATATCCGACAGAggaaaattttactcaaaaacaTTGGTAAATGACATGGCTCGACTGTTTCAGAAGAAGTATCCTTCTGCTGGTAGTAACCCTTCGGAGGAATTTGGGTTGGTTGGAAGCTGTCTGTTCTACGGGTTAGACCCTTATCAGGAGATGATTCATTCGATCTCTAGTAGAGAAGTGATTGTCCGCTCAACAAGGGGATTGACTGAACCTGGGACTTTGTTCAAAAACTTGATGGCCATCCTCCGTGATGTGCTAATTTGCTATGATGGGACTGTTCGGAATGTCTCCAGCAATTCCATTATTCAATTTGAGTATGGGGCTAGTGGTGGGTCAAATTTCCCAAGTGAATTTGGTGCTGGTGATCCTGTTGGAGTGTTGGCTGCAACTGCTATGTCCAATCCTGCATACAAAGCAGTTCTTGATTCCTCTCCGAGCAGCAATTCCTCCTGGGAGATGATGAAG GAGATACTGCTTTGTGGAGTGAGCTTCAAGAATGATGTTTCTGACCGTCGGGTAATCCTTTATCTGAATGATTGTGGGTGCCGTAGAGGGTGCTGCAGAGAAAAAGCAGCGTACCTCGTCAAGAATCATTTGAGTAAAGTATGTCTTAAGGATGCTGCTGATGAGTTCTTGATAGA ATATGGAGGGCAACAAGCAGGATATGAGAATTCTGAAACAGGGACTGGCCTCATTGGTCATATTACTCTCAACCAG GGACAGCtggaaaatctgggaatcagtgTTCTTGAGGTTCTTGAAAGATGCCAAGAAAATATCAGTTCATTCCAGAGGAGAAAAAAGATTGGCAATCTTTTCAAGAGAATAGTTTTGTCAGTGAG TGAATTTTGTTCGTTTTGCTACAATTCTGGAAGCAAGTGTTTGAACACACCATGCTTGAGGTTCTCTTGGCCAGATGCGAGTGACGATCACTTAGAGAGGGTTTCTCACATTCTTGCTGATATGATATGCCCAATTCTGTTGGATACAGTTATCAAAG GTGATCCAAGGGTTTCAAGTGCAAATATAGTTTGGATTTCTCCTGACACAATGACTTGGATTAGGAACCCGTCCAAGAGTCAAAGTGGTGAATTAGCTCTGGATATTGTTCTCGAAAAAGAAGCTGTTAAGCAAAGAGGAGATGCTTGGAGGATTCTCATGGATTCCTGTCTTCCTTTCATCCATTTGATAGACACTAGGCGCTCCATCCCATATGCAATAAAGCAAGTCCAAGAACTGATTGGAATTTCTTGTGCCTTTGAGCAAGCTGTTAAG CGCCTATCAACGTCAGTTACAATGGTCACAAAGGGTGTTCTCAAAGACCACCTAGTTCTATTGGCTAATAGCATGACTTGCGCAGGAAATCTGATTGGTTTTAATGCTGGTGGAATAAAAGCATTGTCTCGAGCATTAAACGTGCAGATACCATTTACGGAAGCAACGTTATTT ACCCCAAGAAAATGCTTTGAGAGGGCTGCTGAAAAGTGCCATGTTGATTCTTTGTCAAGCATTGTGGCTTCTTGCTCCTGGGGAAAACATGTGGCAGTTGGTACAGGATCTCCATTTGAAGTTCTCTGGAACACAAAAAAT GTTGAATTGAATATACCGGATGCACATGATGTTTATAGCTTCCTGCACTTGGTGAGGAGCAGCTCTGCTCAAGAAGTAGAAGGTACCAGTTGTCTTGGTGCGGAAGTTGAAGAACTGGAGGTGGAAGACGAAGATATGGGATTATACTTGTCTCCCGATCGGGACTCTGGTTCAGATAAGCCCACTTTTGAAGATAGAGCTGAATTTGATAATGGTATAGAAAATGAAAACTTAGATGAAGGAAAGCTAAGTGGCTCTGCATGGGAGAAGGCATCATCTGAGAATGTCAAATCTGGTGGTAGCTGGGATATGGCTAAAACCCAAAATGGTGCTGAAAAGGCTGTCAATCAGTCAGATTCCTGGTCTTCTTGGGGCAGAAAGGTTGATGAAGCTGAGAATAATCCTCGTCAATCTGGGAACGGAGAGCAGCTAGAATCATGGTCTGCCTGGGGAGGAAAGGCTAAGGAAGTGGACAGTAATCCTCAGCAATCCGGGAATACAGCGCAGTCAGGGTCATGGTCAGCATGGGGGAAAAAGGTTGATGAAGCTGGGAATAGCCCTCGCCAGTCCGGGAATGAGGAGCAGTCAGGATCTTTGTCTTCCTGGGGGAAAAAAGTGGAAAAAGATGGTGGTTCGTGGGGTAAAAGGGTTGAGGAAACGGAAAATCATAATCACCAATCTGGGAAAGATGAGAAGTCAGGATCTTTGTCCTCATGGGGGAAAAAGGTGGAGAAAGATGGCGATTCTTCTTGGGGGAAGGTGGAAATTGATGGTGGTTCGTCTTGGGGGAAAAAGGTGGAAATTGATGGGGGTTCTTCTTGGGGGAAAAAG GTGGAAAAAGATGGTGTTTCTTCTTGGGGGAAAAAGGTGGAAAAAGATGGTGGTTCCTGGGGTAAAAAGGTTGAGCAAGCGGAAATTCATAGTCAACAATCTGGGAAGGAAGAGAAGTCAGAATCTTTGTCCTCATGGGGGAAACAGGTTGAAAAAGATGGTGGTTCTTCTTGGGGGAAACAGGTTGAAAAAGGTGGTTCTTGGGGAAAAAAAGTGGAAAAAGATGGTGGTTCTTCTTGGGGAGAAAAGGTTGAAGCTGAGAATACCCCACGACCATCTGGGAAAGGAGAACAGTCAGGATCTTGGTCCTCATGGGGGAAACAGGTGAAAGAAGATGGTGGGGCTTCTTGGGGGGAAAAGGTGGAGAAAGATGGTGGGTCTTCTTGGGGGAAAAAGGTTGATGAACCCGAGGATAAGCCTCACCAGTCTGGGAATGGAGAGCAGCCAGGATCTTGGTCCTCATGGGGTAAAAAGGTGGAAAAAGATGGTGGTTCTTGGGACGGGCCTAAACAGTCAAATTCTGAGTCGTCTTGGGGAAAAACTACTAAAGGTGGTGGATTTGGTTCAGCGGCTGCTGAAGGCAATAGAAGGGTTGACCAGTTAGTTAATGGATGGAGCTCTAATATAAGCGGAGATGAACAGTTAAATGAACCAACTCGTGATGACGCTACAAAAGTTGGTGGTTGGAATTCTTCAACAGTTGGTGGTTGGAATTCTCAGAAGGTTGGTGTTGAAGAGAGTGATAAGCAACCTCAGTGGGGTCAGCGCAGACGTAATACAAGAGGagattttagggataattcacgAGGTTGGGGCTCTTCTAGTGGTGGAGAGTGGAAGGGCAACCGGCCTGCAAGATCAGCTGATGACTCCAATAGAGGTGGGAATTTTACAGCAACAAGGCAAAGGATGGATATATTCACAGCAGAGGAACAAGACATACTTTCAAATGTTGATCCTATTATGCTGAATATCAGAAGAATAATGCATCAGACAGG GTACAATGATGGTGACCCATTATCTGCTGATGACCAGTCATATATCATTGACACTGTTCTCAATTACCATCCGGATAAAGCTGTCAAGATGGGAGCTGGTCTTGATTATATCACG GTTAGCAAACATACCGAGTTCCAGGACAGTAGATGCTTCTACGTTGTTTCTACTGATGGTGCTAAGCAAGATTTCTCCACCCGGAAATGTCTGGAGAACTTCATCAGGTCAAAGTATCCTGATAAGGCTGAGACTTTCAATGGCAAGTATTTCAAAAAGCCTCAACCTCGCAGCACTAGAAATGCATCTCCATCTCCATCTCCATCAGTTGGTTGA
- the LOC104114698 gene encoding DNA-directed RNA polymerase V subunit 1 isoform X1, translating to MEESSSSKVADGTIRGITFGLATPQEICKSSISDCPITHPSLLLNPFLGLPLEAGRCESCGTAEPGQCEGHFGYIELPIPIYHPDHVSELKKMLSLLCLKCLKMQNRKVQVKHVGVLERMLSSCCEDVVQISINEGKTSDGASYLELKVPKNAANLPDWNFLEKYGYRYGDGYSRPMLPSEVLTILRRIHEDSRKKLSAKGYFPQDGYILQYLPVPPNCLSVPDISDGNNIMSSDHSITMLRKVLRQIDIIKSSRSGIPNFEAHEVEANDLQASVVQYLQFRGTGKASRDVDKRFGTNKEAADTTTKAWLEKMKTLFIRKGSGFSSRSVITGDPYKGVGEIGLPCEIAQKITFEERVSQHNMAYLQKLVDEKLCLTYKDGSSTYSLREGSKGHTFLRPGQIVHRRIMDGDTVFVNRPPTTHKHSLQALSVYVHDDHTVKINPLICGPLSADFDGDCIHLFYPQSLAAKAEVVELFSVGKQLLSSHTGNFNLQLATDSLLSLKLMFSKYFFDREAAQQLAMFLQMALPDPALVDVRKSGTMWTALQILGTALPDGLDSCGETHTIGKSQFLGIEYNKDLLSSILNDVITSIYFMKGPNDVLKFFNSLQPLLMENLCTEGFSVSLRDFYTSKAVRDGIQERVQCMSKLLHHLRSSYNESVEVQLEHHLRNEKLPVIDFVHKSSGIGVLIDSKSESALNKVVQQIGFLGMQISDRGKFYSKTLVNDMARLFQKKYPSAGSNPSEEFGLVGSCLFYGLDPYQEMIHSISSREVIVRSTRGLTEPGTLFKNLMAILRDVLICYDGTVRNVSSNSIIQFEYGASGGSNFPSEFGAGDPVGVLAATAMSNPAYKAVLDSSPSSNSSWEMMKEILLCGVSFKNDVSDRRVILYLNDCGCRRGCCREKAAYLVKNHLSKVCLKDAADEFLIEYGGQQAGYENSETGTGLIGHITLNQGQLENLGISVLEVLERCQENISSFQRRKKIGNLFKRIVLSVSEFCSFCYNSGSKCLNTPCLRFSWPDASDDHLERVSHILADMICPILLDTVIKGDPRVSSANIVWISPDTMTWIRNPSKSQSGELALDIVLEKEAVKQRGDAWRILMDSCLPFIHLIDTRRSIPYAIKQVQELIGISCAFEQAVKRLSTSVTMVTKGVLKDHLVLLANSMTCAGNLIGFNAGGIKALSRALNVQIPFTEATLFTPRKCFERAAEKCHVDSLSSIVASCSWGKHVAVGTGSPFEVLWNTKNVELNIPDAHDVYSFLHLVRSSSAQEVEGTSCLGAEVEELEVEDEDMGLYLSPDRDSGSDKPTFEDRAEFDNGIENENLDEGKLSGSAWEKASSENVKSGGSWDMAKTQNGAEKAVNQSDSWSSWGRKVDEAENNPRQSGNGEQLESWSAWGGKAKEVDSNPQQSGNTAQSGSWSAWGKKVDEAGNSPRQSGNEEQSGSLSSWGKKVEKDGGSWGKRVEETENHNHQSGKDEKSGSLSSWGKKVEKDGDSSWGKVEIDGGSSWGKKVEIDGGSSWGKKVEEAENHSHQSGKEEKSESLSSWGKKVEKDGVSSWGKKVEKDGGSWGKKVEQAEIHSQQSGKEEKSESLSSWGKQVEKDGGSSWGKQVEKGGSWGKKVEKDGGSSWGEKVEAENTPRPSGKGEQSGSWSSWGKQVKEDGGASWGEKVEKDGGSSWGKKVDEPEDKPHQSGNGEQPGSWSSWGKKVEKDGGSWDGPKQSNSESSWGKTTKGGGFGSAAAEGNRRVDQLVNGWSSNISGDEQLNEPTRDDATKVGGWNSSTVGGWNSQKVGVEESDKQPQWGQRRRNTRGDFRDNSRGWGSSSGGEWKGNRPARSADDSNRGGNFTATRQRMDIFTAEEQDILSNVDPIMLNIRRIMHQTGYNDGDPLSADDQSYIIDTVLNYHPDKAVKMGAGLDYITVSKHTEFQDSRCFYVVSTDGAKQDFSTRKCLENFIRSKYPDKAETFNGKYFKKPQPRSTRNASPSPSPSVG from the exons GATGTCGTACAAATCTCAATAAATGAGGGTAAAACCTCAGATGGTGCTTCCTATTTGGAACTGAAAGTTCCAAAAAATGCTGCAAATCTTCCAGACTGGAACTTCTTGGAAAAATATGGCTACCGCTATGGTGACGGTTATTCTCGACCTATGCTTCCTTCTGAG GTTCTTACAATTCTGAGAAGAATTCATGAAGATTCTAGGAAAAAGCTGTCAGCAAAAGGCTATTTCCCACAGGATGGATACATCCTGCAATACTTACCAGTACCTCCTAACTGTTTGTCTGTGCCTGATATATCTGATGGGAATAATATCATGTCTTCG GATCATTCTATAACAATGCTCAGGAAGGTACTGAGGCAGATTGACATAATTAAAAGTTCAAGATCTGGTATACCTAATTTTGAGGCTCATGAAGTTGAAGCCAATGATTTACAAGCATCAGTTGTCCAGTATCTCCAGTTTAGGGGGACAGGCAAG GCATCTCGTGACGTTGATAAACGTTTTGGAACAAACAAGGAAGCAGCTGATACCACCACTAAAGCCTGGTTGGAGAAGATGAAGACCTTGTTTATCAGGAAGGGGTCTGGTTTCTCGTCTCGAAGTGTCATAACTGGTGACCCATATAAAGGGGTGGGTGAGATTGGCTTGCCATGTGAAATTGCTCAGAAAATTACTTTTGAGGAGAGAGTAAGTCAGCACAATATGGCATACTTACAGAAATTGGTGGATGAAAAGCTTTGTTTAACCTATAAAGACGGGTCAAGTACTTACTCTTTGAGAGAAGGGTCAAAGGGGCACACATTTCTACGACCTGGACAAATAGTGCACAGGAGGATAATGGATGGTGATACCGTTTTCGTTAATAGGCCACCCACAACACACAAGCACTCCCTCCAAGCCTTATCAGTGTATGTCCATGATGATCACACTGTAAAGATCAACCCCCTCATATGTGGTCCCCTTAGTGCTGATTTTGATGGGGACTGCATTCATTTGTTTTACCCTCAGTCCCTTGCTGCCAAAGCAGAGGTTGTGGAGCTCTTCTCTGTAGGGAAACAGTTACTGAGTTCACACACTGGTAACTTCAATTTGCAGCTTGCCACTGACTCATTGCTGTCATTGAAGTTAATGTTCTCAAAGTATTTCTTCGATAGAGAAGCTGCCCAACAGTTAGCAATGTTTCTTCAGATGGCCTTACCTGATCCTGCACTAGTAGATGTTCGTAAATCAGGTACCATGTGGACTGCCTTACAGATCTTGGGGACTGCCTTACCTGATGGCCTTGATAGTTGTGGGGAGACGCATACAATTGGGAAAAGTCAGTTCTTGGGGATTGAGTACAACAAGGACTTGCTTTCATCCATTCTGAATGATGTTATCACATCTATCTATTTTATGAAGGGGCCAAATGATGTGCTGAAGTTTTTCAATTCTTTACAACCTCTATTAATGGAGAATCTGTGCACAGAAGGTTTTAGTGTTAGTCTCCGAGATTTTTACACGTCAAAGGCTGTTAGGGATGGTATCCAGGAAAGAGTTCAGTGCATGTCCAAGTTGTTGCATCACTTGCGGTCATCCTATAATGAGTCTGTGGAAGTACAATTAGAACATCACTTGCGTAATGAGAAACTTCCAGTTATTGACTTTGTGCACAAGTCATCTGGCATTGGTGTTCTAATTGATTCCAAGAGTGAATCTGCCCTTAATAAGGTGGTTCAACAAATTGGGTTTTTAGGCATGCAAATATCCGACAGAggaaaattttactcaaaaacaTTGGTAAATGACATGGCTCGACTGTTTCAGAAGAAGTATCCTTCTGCTGGTAGTAACCCTTCGGAGGAATTTGGGTTGGTTGGAAGCTGTCTGTTCTACGGGTTAGACCCTTATCAGGAGATGATTCATTCGATCTCTAGTAGAGAAGTGATTGTCCGCTCAACAAGGGGATTGACTGAACCTGGGACTTTGTTCAAAAACTTGATGGCCATCCTCCGTGATGTGCTAATTTGCTATGATGGGACTGTTCGGAATGTCTCCAGCAATTCCATTATTCAATTTGAGTATGGGGCTAGTGGTGGGTCAAATTTCCCAAGTGAATTTGGTGCTGGTGATCCTGTTGGAGTGTTGGCTGCAACTGCTATGTCCAATCCTGCATACAAAGCAGTTCTTGATTCCTCTCCGAGCAGCAATTCCTCCTGGGAGATGATGAAG GAGATACTGCTTTGTGGAGTGAGCTTCAAGAATGATGTTTCTGACCGTCGGGTAATCCTTTATCTGAATGATTGTGGGTGCCGTAGAGGGTGCTGCAGAGAAAAAGCAGCGTACCTCGTCAAGAATCATTTGAGTAAAGTATGTCTTAAGGATGCTGCTGATGAGTTCTTGATAGA ATATGGAGGGCAACAAGCAGGATATGAGAATTCTGAAACAGGGACTGGCCTCATTGGTCATATTACTCTCAACCAG GGACAGCtggaaaatctgggaatcagtgTTCTTGAGGTTCTTGAAAGATGCCAAGAAAATATCAGTTCATTCCAGAGGAGAAAAAAGATTGGCAATCTTTTCAAGAGAATAGTTTTGTCAGTGAG TGAATTTTGTTCGTTTTGCTACAATTCTGGAAGCAAGTGTTTGAACACACCATGCTTGAGGTTCTCTTGGCCAGATGCGAGTGACGATCACTTAGAGAGGGTTTCTCACATTCTTGCTGATATGATATGCCCAATTCTGTTGGATACAGTTATCAAAG GTGATCCAAGGGTTTCAAGTGCAAATATAGTTTGGATTTCTCCTGACACAATGACTTGGATTAGGAACCCGTCCAAGAGTCAAAGTGGTGAATTAGCTCTGGATATTGTTCTCGAAAAAGAAGCTGTTAAGCAAAGAGGAGATGCTTGGAGGATTCTCATGGATTCCTGTCTTCCTTTCATCCATTTGATAGACACTAGGCGCTCCATCCCATATGCAATAAAGCAAGTCCAAGAACTGATTGGAATTTCTTGTGCCTTTGAGCAAGCTGTTAAG CGCCTATCAACGTCAGTTACAATGGTCACAAAGGGTGTTCTCAAAGACCACCTAGTTCTATTGGCTAATAGCATGACTTGCGCAGGAAATCTGATTGGTTTTAATGCTGGTGGAATAAAAGCATTGTCTCGAGCATTAAACGTGCAGATACCATTTACGGAAGCAACGTTATTT ACCCCAAGAAAATGCTTTGAGAGGGCTGCTGAAAAGTGCCATGTTGATTCTTTGTCAAGCATTGTGGCTTCTTGCTCCTGGGGAAAACATGTGGCAGTTGGTACAGGATCTCCATTTGAAGTTCTCTGGAACACAAAAAAT GTTGAATTGAATATACCGGATGCACATGATGTTTATAGCTTCCTGCACTTGGTGAGGAGCAGCTCTGCTCAAGAAGTAGAAGGTACCAGTTGTCTTGGTGCGGAAGTTGAAGAACTGGAGGTGGAAGACGAAGATATGGGATTATACTTGTCTCCCGATCGGGACTCTGGTTCAGATAAGCCCACTTTTGAAGATAGAGCTGAATTTGATAATGGTATAGAAAATGAAAACTTAGATGAAGGAAAGCTAAGTGGCTCTGCATGGGAGAAGGCATCATCTGAGAATGTCAAATCTGGTGGTAGCTGGGATATGGCTAAAACCCAAAATGGTGCTGAAAAGGCTGTCAATCAGTCAGATTCCTGGTCTTCTTGGGGCAGAAAGGTTGATGAAGCTGAGAATAATCCTCGTCAATCTGGGAACGGAGAGCAGCTAGAATCATGGTCTGCCTGGGGAGGAAAGGCTAAGGAAGTGGACAGTAATCCTCAGCAATCCGGGAATACAGCGCAGTCAGGGTCATGGTCAGCATGGGGGAAAAAGGTTGATGAAGCTGGGAATAGCCCTCGCCAGTCCGGGAATGAGGAGCAGTCAGGATCTTTGTCTTCCTGGGGGAAAAAAGTGGAAAAAGATGGTGGTTCGTGGGGTAAAAGGGTTGAGGAAACGGAAAATCATAATCACCAATCTGGGAAAGATGAGAAGTCAGGATCTTTGTCCTCATGGGGGAAAAAGGTGGAGAAAGATGGCGATTCTTCTTGGGGGAAGGTGGAAATTGATGGTGGTTCGTCTTGGGGGAAAAAGGTGGAAATTGATGGGGGTTCTTCTTGGGGGAAAAAGGTTGAGGAAGCAGAAAATCATAGCCACCAGTCTGGGAAGGAAGAGAAGTCAGAATCTTTGTCCTCATGGGGGAAAAAGGTGGAAAAAGATGGTGTTTCTTCTTGGGGGAAAAAGGTGGAAAAAGATGGTGGTTCCTGGGGTAAAAAGGTTGAGCAAGCGGAAATTCATAGTCAACAATCTGGGAAGGAAGAGAAGTCAGAATCTTTGTCCTCATGGGGGAAACAGGTTGAAAAAGATGGTGGTTCTTCTTGGGGGAAACAGGTTGAAAAAGGTGGTTCTTGGGGAAAAAAAGTGGAAAAAGATGGTGGTTCTTCTTGGGGAGAAAAGGTTGAAGCTGAGAATACCCCACGACCATCTGGGAAAGGAGAACAGTCAGGATCTTGGTCCTCATGGGGGAAACAGGTGAAAGAAGATGGTGGGGCTTCTTGGGGGGAAAAGGTGGAGAAAGATGGTGGGTCTTCTTGGGGGAAAAAGGTTGATGAACCCGAGGATAAGCCTCACCAGTCTGGGAATGGAGAGCAGCCAGGATCTTGGTCCTCATGGGGTAAAAAGGTGGAAAAAGATGGTGGTTCTTGGGACGGGCCTAAACAGTCAAATTCTGAGTCGTCTTGGGGAAAAACTACTAAAGGTGGTGGATTTGGTTCAGCGGCTGCTGAAGGCAATAGAAGGGTTGACCAGTTAGTTAATGGATGGAGCTCTAATATAAGCGGAGATGAACAGTTAAATGAACCAACTCGTGATGACGCTACAAAAGTTGGTGGTTGGAATTCTTCAACAGTTGGTGGTTGGAATTCTCAGAAGGTTGGTGTTGAAGAGAGTGATAAGCAACCTCAGTGGGGTCAGCGCAGACGTAATACAAGAGGagattttagggataattcacgAGGTTGGGGCTCTTCTAGTGGTGGAGAGTGGAAGGGCAACCGGCCTGCAAGATCAGCTGATGACTCCAATAGAGGTGGGAATTTTACAGCAACAAGGCAAAGGATGGATATATTCACAGCAGAGGAACAAGACATACTTTCAAATGTTGATCCTATTATGCTGAATATCAGAAGAATAATGCATCAGACAGG GTACAATGATGGTGACCCATTATCTGCTGATGACCAGTCATATATCATTGACACTGTTCTCAATTACCATCCGGATAAAGCTGTCAAGATGGGAGCTGGTCTTGATTATATCACG GTTAGCAAACATACCGAGTTCCAGGACAGTAGATGCTTCTACGTTGTTTCTACTGATGGTGCTAAGCAAGATTTCTCCACCCGGAAATGTCTGGAGAACTTCATCAGGTCAAAGTATCCTGATAAGGCTGAGACTTTCAATGGCAAGTATTTCAAAAAGCCTCAACCTCGCAGCACTAGAAATGCATCTCCATCTCCATCTCCATCAGTTGGTTGA